From Arachis stenosperma cultivar V10309 chromosome 2, arast.V10309.gnm1.PFL2, whole genome shotgun sequence, one genomic window encodes:
- the LOC130961025 gene encoding B3 domain-containing transcription repressor VAL2 — protein MESRSCMNVVCATLTSIQWRKGWALRSGEFADLCDKCGSAYEQSIFCEKFHSNDSGWRECVSCGKRLHCGCIASRSQLELLDSGGVSCINCTRNSGHKLVAGTEKPTGSGASKIKSVSEQLCPSLANQLNVRGMQVGHSTDSDGLRWWLKPHNPDANVPFPEIKTEEGLPSTAELGSQLISQFHCKSNGSSRVAKSDNCQADMEMQDIYESLAHANLSMTLASPSGNSNPFHSAIADEREQSKTSPPLLLGSRSRHLLPKPPRSSLGSSLETNAAMVSQIRVARPPAEGRGRNQLLPRYWPRITDQELQQISGDSNSTIVPLFEKMLSASDAGRIGRLVLPKACAEAYFPPISQPEGLPLRIQDVKGKEWVFQFRFWPNNNSRMYVLEGVTPCIQSMQLQAGDTVTFSRMDPEGKLIMGFRKATNSAAVQESHPSNMPNGSHSSETSYSGVYENLPILSGYSGLLQSQKGSSESPLNTLSKKWNSAGGDMNWHNIEIPEKRTREGSLLPAVLVPEKKKTRNIGSKSKRLLIDSQDALELKLTWEEAQDLLRPPPTAKPSIVMIEDHVFEEYEEPPVFGKKSIFVARSAGINEQWTQCDNCSKWRKLPVDVLVPPKWTCADNLWDQSRRACSAPDELSPREMDNLLRLIKEFKKQRMTASQRPTLEHESSGLDALANAAILGDDAGDPSRAPVATTTKHPRHRPGCSCIVCIQPPSGKGKHKPTCTCNVCMTVKRRFKTLMMRKKKRQSEREAEIAQRNQQSWVTKDESEVESTSQHLTRGDGLENEARVPNELDSRSQDHADDAAKGHLDLNCQPDREDAQAGTNSMSMMSLLEEANLPLETYLKKNGLTSLMSEQETNSASNMQAQTTNDSEGKQNEDCCTPSAVQEQESSPEESSEQDKGQNNS, from the exons ATGGAGTCAAGGAGCTGCATGAACGTGGTATGCGCCACCTTGACGTCGATTCAGTGGCGCAAAGGTTGGGCCTTGCGATCCGGCGAATTTGCCGATCTCTGTGATAAGTGCGG TTCTGCATATGAGCAATcaatattttgtgaaaaattcCACTCAAATGATTCTGGTTGGAGAGAGTGTGTTTCATGTGGCAAG CGTCTACATTGTGGATGCATTGCCTCTAGGTCTCAGCTTGAGTTGCTAGATTCCGGTGGTGTAAGCTGTATAAATTGCACAAGAAATTCAGGACATAAACTT GTTGCGGGTACTGAAAAGCCTACTGGCTCTGGGGCATCAAAGATAAAGAGCGTCAGTGAACAACTGTGTCCATCTCTGGCTAACCAATTAAACGTCAGGGGTATGCAAGTAGGACATTCCACAGATAGTGATGGGCTGAGATGGTGGCTTAAACCTCATAATCCTGATGCAAATGTCCCTTTTCCAGAGATAAAAACAGAGGAAGGTTTGCCTTCTACTGCAGAACTTGGAAGCCAATTGATATCACAATTTCACTGCAAATCTAATGGTTCATCTAGGGTTGCCAAATCAGACAACTGCCAGGCAGATATGGAGATGCAAGATATATATGAATCATTGGCACATGCAAATTTGAGTATGACTCTTGCTTCTCCGTCAGGAAATTCAAATCCATTTCATAGTGCCATTGCTGATGAAAGGGAACAAAGTAAAACCTCCCCTCCACTTTTACTTGGGTCTAGGTCTCGCCACCTTTTACCAAAGCCTCCTAGGTCAAGCCTTGGTTCAAGCTTAGAAACAAATGCAGCTATGGTGTCCCAAATCCGTGTAGCAAGGCCTCCTGCTGAGGGACGTGGAAGAAATCAGCTACTTCCCCGTTACTGGCCTAGGATTACAGATCAAGAGTTGCAACAAATATCAGGAGA TTCAAATTCCACCATTGTGCCACTCTTTGAGAAGATGCTTAGTGCAAGTGATGCTGGTCGAATTGGTCGCTTAGTTTTACCAAAAGCATGTGCTGAA GCATATTTCCCTCCTATCTCTCAACCAGAGGGCCTTCCTCTACGAATCCAAGATGTGAAAGGAAAAGAATGGGTGTTCCAGTTTAGATTTTGGCCAAATAATAACAGCAGGATGTATGTTCTAGAAGGCGTAACTCCTTGTATTCAGTCTATGCAACTGCAAGCTGGAGATACTG TAACTTTTAGCCGGATGGACCCTGAAGGGAAACTTATTATGGGGTTTAGGAAGGCAACAAATTCTGCTGCAGTACAG GAATCTCATCCGTCTAATATGCCCAATGGCTCTCATTCAAGTGAAACTTCCTATTCTGGTGTTTATGAGAATCTACCTATATTAAGTGGTTATTCTGGCCTTCTCCAGTCACAAAAGGGAAGTTCAGAATCCCCGCTAAATACGCTGTCTAAAAAATGGAATTCAGCTGGTGGTGACATGAATTGGCATAATATTGAAATTCCTGAAAAAAGGACAAGGGAGGGATCGCTTTTGCCGGCTGTGCTGGTTCCAGAGAAGAAAAAAACCAGGAATATTGGGTCAAAAAGTAAGAGGTTGCTTATTGATAGCCAGGATGCGCTGGAGTTGAAGCTTACATGGGAAGAGGCACAGGATTTGCTTCGTCCTCCTCCAACTGCTAAACCAAGCATTGTCATGATTGAGGATCATGTATTTGAAGAATATGAA GAACCTCCTGTCTTTGGAAAGAAGAGTATATTCGTAGCCCGCTCTGCTGG GATAAATGAGCAGTGGACACAGTGTGATAATTGCTCAAAATGGAGGAAGTTACCAGTTGATGTACTTGTTCCCCCTAAGTGGACATGTGCTGATAACTTGTGGGATCAGAGCAG GCGTGCATGTTCTGCTCCAGACGAATTGAGCCCAAGGGAGATGGATAATCTCTTGCGACTGATCAAGG AATTCAAGAAACAGCGAATGACTGCCAGCCAAAGACCAACCCTAGAACATGAATCTTCCGGATTGGATGCTTTGGCAAATGCTGCAATACTTGGAGATGATGCAGGTGACCCTAGCAGAGCACCAGTTGCTACCACTACGAAGCACCCTCGGCATAGACCTGGTTGTTCCTGTATTGTATGTATCCAACCACCTAGTGGGAAGGGCAAGCACAAACCTACATGCACCTGTAACGTGTGCATGACAGTCAAACGTAGGTTTAAAACCCTTATGATGCGAAAGAAGAAGCGGCAATCTGAGCGTGAAGCAGAGATTGCTCAGAGAAATCAGCAGTCATGGGTGACCAAGGATGAATCTGAAGTAGAAAGCACCTCTCAGCATTTAACTCGAGGTGATGGTTTGGAGAATGAAGCAAGGGTGCCAAACGAGTTAGATTCAAGGAGTCAAGACCATGCGGATGATGCAGCCAAGGGACACTTAGATTTGAACTGCCAACCTGatcgagaagatgctcaagctGGGACAAACAGCATGAGCATGATGAGTCTTCTTGAAGAAGCAAATCTGCCATTGGAGACCTACCTGAAGAAAAATGGTCTTACTAGCTTGATGTCAGAACAGGAAACAAATTCAGCCTCAAATATGCAGGCACAGACGACCAATGACAGTGAGGG